A stretch of Amblyraja radiata isolate CabotCenter1 chromosome 34, sAmbRad1.1.pri, whole genome shotgun sequence DNA encodes these proteins:
- the calml4 gene encoding calmodulin-like protein 4, with protein MAKFLTQDQIQEFRECFSLYDKTRKGKISTGDLITVMRCLGTKPTPGEVERHMLHHKIGRNSELDFSTFLNIIHRQQQQEDPEREIREAMLMADKEKRGFITATELRTKLTQMGEKLTNKEVDELLRQANISPNGIVKYEDFIRTILLPPADY; from the exons ATG GCTAAGTTTCTTACCCAAGATCAAATCCAAG AATTCAGAGAGTGCTTCTCCCTGTATGACAAGACTCGGAAAGGCAAGATATCTACTGGCGACCTGATCACAGTGATGCGATGCTTGGGAACCAAGCCAACTCCTGGAGAGGTGGAGAGACACATGCTGCATCATAAAATAG GTAGAAACAGCGAGCTGGATTTCTCAACCTTCCTGAACATCATCCACCGGCAGCAACAGCAGGAGGATCCCGAGAGAGAGATCCGGGAAGCCATGTTGATGGCTGACAAAGAGAAAAGAGGCTTCATAACAGCGACTGAGCTGAGGACCAAGCTGACCCAGATGGGGGAGAAGCTGACCAACAAGGAAG TGGATGAGCTGCTACGACAAGCCAATATCTCCCCGAATGGAATCGTGAAATACGAGGACTTCATCCGGACTATCCTCCTGCCACCTGCGGACTACTGA